The nucleotide window GGTAATATCAGCTCTCTCTCAGTTTTTGACCCAAAATCTTTTGCTTTTGCAAGTTTCCACTTACTTTGTTTTCGTATTGTTGCAGTGAATGTGCGGCGGTTCATGTGGCTAGTGCTGGTCACAATATTAGGGATTGCAGTGGTCCAACAAGTTCACAGCGACATGGTTCTCATTTGTGGGTCAAAGGCACCATCAATGATGTTCTGGTTCCTGTTGAGTCGTACCACATGTATGACCCTTTCGGGCGGCGTATAAAGCACGAATCCCGGTTTGACTACGAAAGAATCCCAGCGGTTGTTGAGCTATGCGTCCAGGCTGGTGTTGAGATTCCAGAGTATCCTTCTCGCAGAAGAACACAACCAGTTCGAATGATGGGAAAGAGAGTGATCGATCGAGGTGGATATGTAAAAGAGCCTGATAAGCCTTGCAGCTCGACATCTCCACTAGCTGATCTCGACACACTTGGTGCTTGCGAGAGGCATCCACCTCCCACACCAGAGAAGGTATCTAAGATAGCACAGGAAACAATGGATGCTTACGAGAAAGTGAGATGGGGTGTGACCAAACTGATGAGGGAGTACACGGTGAAAGCATGCGGATACTGCTCTGAAGTGCATGTAGGACCATGGGGACATAGTGTGAAGCTGTGTGGAGAGTTCAAACACCAATGGAGAGACGGGAAACACGGATGGCAAGATGCTCTTGTGGAGGAGGTCCTTCCTCCTAACTATGTATGGCATGTGAGAGACCTTAAGGGAACTCCGCTTACCGGAAATCTCAAGAGGTTTTATGGTAAAGCCCCTGCTTTGGTTGAGGTTTGTATGCACAGCGGAGCTCGGGTTCCTCAATGCTACAAGGCCATGATGAGGCTTGACAT belongs to Brassica rapa cultivar Chiifu-401-42 chromosome A07, CAAS_Brap_v3.01, whole genome shotgun sequence and includes:
- the LOC103828686 gene encoding APO protein 1, chloroplastic, which translates into the protein MLLVSPPGRGVVYPHSIASNPIDFSARGSYALAFQIPRPILKKECSMRFVCFNQKKPKQHPNFKKRHVSTQNVDLPPVLPKNKKKPYPIPFKQIQEAAKKDKKLAQMGIEKHLDPPKNGLLVPTLVPVAYEVIDNWKLLIKGLAQLLHVVPVFACSECAAVHVASAGHNIRDCSGPTSSQRHGSHLWVKGTINDVLVPVESYHMYDPFGRRIKHESRFDYERIPAVVELCVQAGVEIPEYPSRRRTQPVRMMGKRVIDRGGYVKEPDKPCSSTSPLADLDTLGACERHPPPTPEKVSKIAQETMDAYEKVRWGVTKLMREYTVKACGYCSEVHVGPWGHSVKLCGEFKHQWRDGKHGWQDALVEEVLPPNYVWHVRDLKGTPLTGNLKRFYGKAPALVEVCMHSGARVPQCYKAMMRLDIIVPDSQEADMVA